The proteins below are encoded in one region of Syngnathus acus chromosome 2, fSynAcu1.2, whole genome shotgun sequence:
- the dpm1 gene encoding dolichol-phosphate mannosyltransferase subunit 1, with translation MTARKTSNSKPNNGDKYSVLLPTYNERENLPLIVWLLVKYFDESGYKYEIIVIDDGSPDGTLEVAEQLQTIYGEDKILLRPRASKLGLGTAYIHGMKHATGNFIFIMDADLSHHPKFIPEFIAKQKEGDYDLVSGTRYEGNGGVYGWDLRRKLISRGANFLTQVLLRPGASDLTGSFRLYKKKVLESLVERCVSKGYVFQMEMVVRARQLNYTVGEVPISFVDRVYGESKLGGNEIVSFVKGLLTLFVTT, from the exons ATGACAGCCAGAAAGACTTCAAACTCAAAGCCAAACAATGGGGATAAATATTCGGTGTTATTACCCACCTATAACGAAAGAGAAAACCTCCCTTTGATTGTGTGgcttttggtgaaatattttgatgAAAG tggtTACAAATACGAAATTATCGTCATTGACGACGGAAGCCCCGATGGAACATTGGAGGTGGCCGAACAGCTCCAAACAATATATGGCGAAGACAAAatt CTTCTTCGGCCACGAGCATCGAAGTTAGGCCTGG GCACTGCTTATATCCATGGCATGAAGCACGCAACAGGAAATTTCATCTTCATAATGGATGCTGACCTCTCCCATCAT cCCAAATTCATCCCAGAATTCATTGC GAAACAGAAGGAAGGCGATTACGATTTGGTGTCGGGTACACGATACGAAGGCAACGGCGGTGTCTATGGATGGGACCTGCGCAGGAAACTCATCAG TCGGGGTGCAAACTTTCTGACACAAGTGCTGTTGAGGCCCGGAGCTTCTGACCTCACGGGAAGCTTTAG ATTGTATAAGAAGAAAGTCCTTGAGAGTCTGGTTGAGCGCTGCGTGTCCAAAGGTTACGTCTTTCAAATGGAAATGGTTGTCCGAGCCAGACAACTCAACTACACTGTTGGAGAG GTTCCCATCTCTTTCGTGGATCGAGTCTACGGCGAATCCAAACTGGGAGGGAATGAAATTGTGTCATTTGTGAAAGGCCTGCTCACGCTTTTTGTCACGACATGA
- the adnpb gene encoding activity-dependent neuroprotector homeobox b: MFQLPVNNLGSLRKARKKVKRALGDIGLEYCKDHLEDFKAYTPPEVYIKHTSWEDVCMWEPSHTKVQDYRSKPFCCSGCLFSSKYFSAYKSHFRNVHSEDFENNILLNCPYCTYNGNKKSLETHIKLFHMPSNNAVRQGPGAMLGGTSGLVMKDGLLKRPGDTLEQAVYYCKKCTYRDPLYNVVRKHIYREHFQQVAQPYIAKPGEKSSTPNGGSAAKAEGSSANSAPTHQIHCKKCLFVPRTYETLVQHVIEDHERIGYQVTAMIGHTSVIVPRPKPILLMPSKTHGDKTIIGMGPKGAVMATTRPSASQQMVRVAGVSKLSFGSQTLLTGHKHEPVGLKAGSNQPFSFAGQQPKATLPGNAQVSLQPHSAKHHFSAGGLRSPVVVSGASSFKSNPLGSRVQAAATTFASITAKKSGSSVLSTSYTQKWKICTICNELFPENVYSSHFEKEHKAEKVPAVANYIMKIHNFTSKCLYCNRYLPSDTLLNHMLIHGLSCPHCRATFNDVEKMVAHMRLSHPNESVGPRTDSPLTFDLTLQQGNPKNVQLIVTTYNMKDAPEESVAFHAHNTPVSPSLSTSLLSAKRLLSQHPPKMHLSVPESASVKNVPQTSVPYKRDVGKTLCPLCFSILKGPISDSLAHHLRDKHQVIQTVHPVEKKLTYKCIHCLGVYTSNMTASTITLHLVHCRGVGKSHNGQEKSAHVSRIGQGSAVKRIAFESADISPPKKKRRGPPGERAHPRDMNGSFTENPDEPVALALDPEGLENDSYESRKAFLTRYFNRAPYATQREVEKLAAGLWLWKSDISSHFVNTRRKCTRECQSHNPAVLLGFSMHELSKVNHELALDRVGGASWSQADRRRTSRTRLGLSERARQRHKESVAANVKGFTPQPNTTGDQTETINSILLQKTPEDPTEPIAIDSDSEEEVRGESSQVFCQPPGTKERAALAMEANVTTQDAFDDEDDDDEDDDDDDDDDANEEVHFENGFGPTDSAQGRDSLPIIIPKFVPSSARRSGDGAQLGKQQQV, translated from the exons ATGTTTCAGCTCCCCGTCAATAATCTGGGCAGTCTACGCAAAGCTCGGAAAAAGGTCAAGAGGGCCCTGGGAGACATCGGCTTGGAGTACTGCAAGGATCACCTAGAG GATTTTAAAGCCTATACCCCCCCAGAGGTGTACATAAAGCACACTTCTTGGGAAGATGTGTGCATGTGGGAGCCATCGCATACCAAAGTCCAG GACTACAGATCCAAACCTTTTTGCTGCTCCGGCTGCCTCTTCTCATCCAAATACTTCTCAGCGTATAAGAGCCACTTCCGCAATGTCCACAGCGAAGACTTTGAGAACAACATCCTGCTTAACTGCCCTTACTGCACATACAACGGGAACAAAAAGAGCCTGGAGACGCACATCAAACTTTTCCACATGCCCAGCAACAACGCCGTGCGCCAGGGTCCCGGCGCCATGCTGGGCGGTACCAGTGGTCTCGTGATGAAGGATGGCCTCCTAAAGAGGCCAGGGGACACCCTCGAACAGGCGGTGTACTACTGCAAAAAGTGCACCTACCGGGACCCTTTGTACAATGTGGTGCGAAAGCACATCTACAGGGAACACTTCCAGCAGGTGGCTCAGCCTTACATCGCAAAACCGGGAGAGAAGAGCAGCACTCCAAATGGCGGATCCGCCGCCAAAGCAGAGGGTAGCAGTGCAAATAGCGCTCCAACTCATCAGATCCATTGCAAGAAGTGTCTGTTCGTTCCAAGGACCTATGAGACGCTCGTGCAGCATGTCATCGAGGACCACGAGAGGATCGGCTACCAGGTGACTGCCATGATTGGACACACCAGCGTGATCGTCCCCCGGCCCAAACCCATCCTACTGATGCCCTCGAAAACTCACGGGGACAAGACCATTATCGGGATGGGCCCGAAGGGCGCCGTCATGGCCACCACTAGGCCGTCGGCTTCTCAGCAGATGGTCCGAGTTGCCGGTGTCTCAAAGCTGAGCTTTGGTTCTCAAACTCTCCTAACAGGCCATAAACACGAGCCAGTAGGTTTAAAGGCGGGGAGCAACCAGCCTTTCAGTTTTGCTGGCCAACAGCCCAAGGCCACTCTCCCGGGGAACGCCCAGGTTTCTCTGCAGCCCCACTCGGCCAAACATCACTTTTCGGCAGGCGGCCTGCGGAGCCCGGTGGTGGTCAGCGGCGCGTCCTCCTTCAAGTCCAACCCCCTGGGCTCACGAGTCCAGGCGGCTGCCACCACCTTCGCATCAATCACAGCCAAGAAAAGCGGCTCCTCGGTCCTGAGCACGTCTTACACCCAGAAGTGGAAAATCTGTACCATTTGCAACGAGCTCTTCCCAGAGAACGTGTACAGTTCTCACTTTGAGAAGGAGCACAAAGCCGAGAAGGTTCCCGCCGTGGCCAACTACATCATGAAGATTCACAACTTCACCAGCAAGTGTCTCTACTGCAACCGCTATCTCCCCAGTGACACCTTGTTAAACCACATGCTCATACATGGCCTGTCCTGCCCGCACTGCCGCGCCACTTTCAACGACGTGGAGAAGATGGTGGCGCACATGCGTCTGTCGCACCCCAACGAGTCGGTGGGCCCTCGCACCGACTCCCCCTTGACTTTCGATCTCACCCTGCAACAGGGCAACCCAAAGAACGTTCAGTTGATTGTGACGACCTACAATATGAAAGATGCCCCAGAGGAGTCTGTGGCTTTTCATGCCCACAACACGCCCGTGTCGCCTTCCCTGTCCACCTCCCTGCTGTCGGCCAAGAGGTTATTGTCTCAGCACCCGCCTAAAATGCACTTGAGTGTACCCGAGAGTGCGTCCGTCAAGAATGTGCCACAAACGTCTGTACCGTACAAGAGGGACGTAGGGAAGACCCTCTGTCCGCTTTGCTTCTCCATTCTCAAGGGACCCATCTCGGACTCGCTGGCCCACCACTTGAGAGACAAGCACCAGGTCATTCAAACTGTCCACCCGGTAGAGAAGAAACTGACCTACAAGTGTATTCACTGCCTTGGTGTGTACACCAGTAACATGACTGCCTCCACCATCACCTTACACTTGGTGCACTGTCGTGGCGTAGGCAAGTCACACAACGGCCAGGAGAAGTCCGCTCACGTCTCTCGAATCGGTCAGGGCAGCGCCGTGAAACGTATCGCTTTTGAGAGCGCCGACATTAGTCCGCCAAAAAAGAAGAGGCGGGGACCGCCTGGGGAGAGAGCACACCCGAGAGATATGAACGGTTCATTTACCGAAAACCCGGATGAGCCCGTTGCCCTCGCGCTAGACCCGGAAGGACTAGAAAATGATTCGTACGAATCAAGGAAGGCATTCCTCACGCGCTACTTCAATCGAGCGCCGTACGCCACACAGCGAGAGGTGGAGAAGCTGGCGGCCGGTCTGTGGCTGTGGAAGTCGGACATCTCCAGCCACTTTGTCAACACGCGCAGGAAATGCACACGGGAATGCCAAAGTCACAACCCTGCCGTCTTGCTCGGATTCAGCATGCACGAGCTTAGCAAAGTGAACCACGAGTTGGCATTGGACAGGGTCGGTGGCGCGAGCTGGAGCCAAGCGGACCGAAGGCGCACGTCCAGGACACGCTTGGGCCTGTCGGAACGAGCCCGCCAAAGGCACAAGGAGTCAGTCGCCGCCAACGTCAAGGGTTTTACCCCGCAACCGAACACTACAGGAGACCAAACCGAGACAATCAACAGCATACTGCTGCAAAAAACGCCTGAGGACCCGACCGAGCCGATCGCCATCGACTCGGACAGTGAAGAGGAAGTCCGAGGCGAGTCGTCCCAAGTGTTCTGTCAACCTCCAGGAACCAAGGAGAGAGCGGCACTCGCTATGGAGGCCAACGTTACAACGCAAGACGCATTCGATGAcgaggatgatgacgacgaggacgatgacgacgacgatgacgacgacgcGAATGAAGAGGTGCACTTTGAGAACGGTTTCGGGCCCACCGATTCAGCCCAAGGAAGAGATTCGCTGCCCATCATTATTCCCAAATTCGTACCCTCGTCTGCTAGGCGGAGCGGCGACGGAGCACAGCTGGGTAAGCAGCAGCAGGTCTGA